Genomic segment of Euzebya rosea:
CGGGCAGGTGTCGCCCCGGCCGCTCGGTGTAGGCGTCCCACCCGTCCTCGAAGTCGTGGACGACCAGCTTGATGAGCTTCGACGTGGGAGAGGCAACCACCGCGTCGTATCCGGCCTCCCGCAGCCGGAAGATCGGGTACATCGCGTCGAGGTCCTCTGCGGCGTCCCCAGCGAGGATCAGCACCTTGGCGGGCATGGCTCGGCTCCTTGAATCGACAATCGTTGACTTGCAGATTGTTGACAATCTAGGAGCAGACTTTGTCGTTGCGCAAGACAAATTATCGAGAATCCGACCACCCGCGCTCGGACACCCCGTGTCTCAGAGCTCGGGGAACAGCACCCCGTCGTCCCCCAGCTGCAGCACGACCGCTCGCCGCATGTGCCCGTGCACCAGGGCCAGCGCGGCGGCTTCGTCGCCGGACCGGATGGCCTCCACGAGGTCCTGGTGCTGGGGGACGATTTCCGCGGGCACCGGATAGGCGGGCTTCAACCGCATGAGGCACATCCGCGTCTCGACGAGCAGCGTCGCGAACATGCGTGCGAGGCGCTTGCTGCCCGAGGCTGCCACCAGCGCTTCGTGGAAGCGCAGGTCGACCCTCGCGATCCGCTTCCAGTCGCCGTCCCGGGCCGCCGCGGCCAGGTCCTCCGCCGCAGCCTCGAGCTCCTGCAGTCCCCGCCCGCCGCCGGCCATGATCAGCCTGACCGCGGCGGCCTCGGTGACCGCACGACAGCGGTACACGTCGAGCACGTCCTCCGGCTCGAGGGTCGCCACGAACACGCCGCGCCCACGGTGCGACACGAGCACGCCCTGGGCCACCAGGCGCTGGAGGGCTTCCCGGATCGGGCCGCGGCTGACCCCCAGCCGCTCCGCGAGTCGCGCCTCGGTGAGCTTGGACCCGGCAGGGATGCTGCCGTCCATGATCCCCTCCAGGATGCGGTCGGCGATGAGCGCGTTGGTCGGGGCTGCCGCGAGCGGCTGGAGGTTGTCGAAAGCGGTCACGGGGCGTACTCCCATTCGCACGCACCTCCGACGGGACATCACCGAGGCACGGTCTTTAGTAGATTGTTGACAATCGTACAGGCGCTCTGGTTGTGTGGGAACTCGCCACCCTATCGCCTCGCCGAAAGCGTCCCTGTGAACACCGTGCCCACGTCCGCGCCCGTCGGGGATGACCCAGTCGTCGTGCGCAACCCCTTCGACGGCAGCGTCCTCGGCCGTGTGCCCCGTCACGGTCCAGAGGACGTGGACCGTGCCTGCACCGCCGCCCAGCAGATGCTCGAGGCCAACCTGCGAGGCGACATCTTCCCCCAGCACGCACGCGCGTCGACCCTGGATCGTGCGGCGGTGCTGCTGGACGCGCAGTCCGATGCGTTCGCACGGCTGATCAGCGGCGAGGCAGGGAAGCCGATCACCGCCGCCAGGGGGGAGGTGGCACGCTGCATCGACACACTGCGCTTCTCCGCGGCCGAGGCGCGTTCGCTGGTCGGGGAGATGGTCCCGATGGAGGCGTCCGAACCGGGGGCCGGTCGCCTGGGGTTCGCGCTGCGTGTCCCGCTCGGCGTCGTCGCCGCCATCACCCCGTTCAACTTCCCGCTCAACCTCGTGGCGCACAAGGTCGCCCCAGCCGTCGCGGCCGGCTGCCCCGTCGTGCTGAAGCCAGCCCCCCAGACCCCACTGACCTCCTTGCGCTTCGTGGCGCTCCTCGAGGAGGCCGGCATGCCGGCCGGCTGGGTGCAGACGCTGACCGATGGCGGCCGAGAGGCCGGCGAGCCGTTGGTCACCCACCCTGTGCCGCGCATGGTCACGTTCACCGGCAGCGTCGGGGTGGGCTGGGCCATCGCGGCTGCTGCCCCGAGGAAGCGGGTTGCGCTCGAGCTCGGCTCCAACGCCCCGGTCATCGTGACGGCCGATGCCGACGTCGGCCTGGTCGCCGGGAAGGTACGTGCCGGTGGCTTCGCCTACGCCGGCCAGAGCTGCATCTCCGTCCAGCGGGTCCTCGTCGACCGGACGATCCACGCAGACCTCCGCGATGCCCTCACCCGCGAGGTGGGGCAGATCGTCGTCGGGGATCCAGCGCTCGAGGCCACCGAGGTCGGGCCGATGATCTCCGATCGCGAGACCCAGCGCCTGCAGGGGTGGATCGACGACGCGGCGGCGGCCGGTGCGACCGTGCTCGTCGGCGGGAAGGTCGACGACGGCATCATGCTGCCCACCGTCATCGACGACCCGCCGGCCGATGCGGATCTCTGCCGGAGGGAGGCCTTCGGGCCGGTGGTCGTCATCATCCCGTTCGACACCCTCGACGAGGCGTTCGCCATCGCCAACGACACCGACTTCGGGCTGCACGCGTCGGTCTTCACCGATGACCTCGGCGTCGCGATGAGGGCCGTCCGCGAGCTGGACTTCGGCGGGGTCGTCGTCAATGACGTCCCGACGGTCCGGGTCGACCAGCAGCCCTACGGCGGGGTACGTGACGCCGGCAACACCCGTGAGGGGCCTGCGCACACCGTGCGCGAGATGACCGAGCTCCGTTTCGTGTCCCTGCCCTTCGCCTGAGCCGCGCGGCATCGTTCGTCGGCGACGCTCCTCCGTGGACCTCCCGCTGGCGCGATCGGTGATCTCGTGCGACAGGTCGTGCGTCGATTCGACGCGGCGTCGACACAGGACCCCCTGTTCGTCTCGTCAGCCGCCGAGCAGCGAGGGCAGGGGCGCGGCGACGAAGAGGAGCATCAACGGGGCGAGCAGGCCGATGATCGGCAGCAGCAGGGTCGCCCGCCGCCTGGTCGCCTCGCGTCGCAGGCGGGTCAGGTGGTGTTCGCGGCCCTCGCGAGCGAGGCGAAGCAGCTCGGGCGCCACGTCCAGCCCGTAACGCATCCCACCGGCGAGCAGCCGGTACAGGCGAGCCGCCTCGGGTTCGGGTGTGGTCGACGCCAGCGTCTCGAGCGCGTCCTCCAGCGGCCTGCCGGCACGGTGCTGGGAGAGCGCATCCCCGAGGTCGTCGGCGACCAGTCCGTGACAGCGATCTGCGGTTGCCACGAGCGCGGTGGTGATCGAACCGCCGGCGCGCGCCCGCATCGCCAGCAGCTGGGCGACGGGGGGCAGCTCGGCGCGCATCCGTTCACGACGACGGGTGATGGCACGGTCGACCGCACCGCTGGGCCGCGCGACCCCGGCAACCAGTCCCACCACACCGAGGGCGACCGTCCCCACCCCCGACAGGCCCACCGCGGTGCCGGCTGCGGTGGCGGCGACGATCCCGATGACACCAGCCAGCACCTGGCGGACCCGGTGCTCGCCGACCAGCCGCTGCTCCGGCACGGCGTAGACCTTGGCCTGCACCAGCCTTCGATGCAGCGCGTCGTCGGCGTCCCCACGCAACAGCAGGAGCTCGACCGCACGCTCCAGCAGCCCGCCGAGTCCGGCCCGCCCCGGCGCCACCTCACCCGAGGCGATTCGGACCGAGCGGGCATCGACGGGCCGGCCGAGCGCGCTCAGCGACGACAGGGCGTACGGGCGGACGCGTCCGGCCAGCCGGCGCTTCGGCCGCAGGACCGTCCAGATCACCGAGGCCACGAAGGCGCCGGTGGCCGTGGCGGCCAGCAGGTCCACGCCGGTCATGCCGTCACCGGTCGGAGGGAGCTCACTCGGCCGCCTGCGGGCGCAGCACCCGCGGTTCGTCGGGAATCCGCGACAGCCGGCTGACCAGGGCCACGCCGATCAGCGACACGACCGCGCCGAGGCCGATCACGATCGCCCCGCCGGGTCCCGAGTAGAACTCGGCGAACGGGCCGGGCCGTGCGGTCAACACGACCAGCACGACCCACGGGAGGGCGAAGACCAGGCGGGCGTTCAGCTTGCCCTCCAGGGACAGGGTGTCGATCTCCTCGCCGGCCTGGACCTCCGCGCCGATGCTGTGGGCCAGGTCGGCCACGACGTCGGTGACGATGCGGCCACCCTCGGCGTGGGCCAGGCACAGCACCTCCACGACCCGGTCGGTCACCGGGTCGCCGACGGTGTCGGCCACCGCCTGGAGTGCGGGGACCAGCCCGACGGTCTGGATGCGCGCGGCGAGACCGGCCATCGGACCGCGCAGGGCAACCGGTCCGTCCAGCGACACGTCCACCACGGCATGGCTCAGCGGCCGCCCGCTGCGGACGCTGCCGCCGATCATCGCCAGCGCGTCGGGCCAGGCCTCGCGAACCGACCGAACGCGCGTCAGCGCACGGCGGCGCAGCAGCGCCTGTGGTGCGGCCAGCACGAGCGCCCCGGGGACCAGTGCCATTGCCGGGATCCCGGTCATCGCCCAGACGAGGGCGGCGACCAGCACGGCACCCACGACCGTGACCGCGCGAACCTGCAGGGGCGTCCACGTCACCCCGGCCTGCTGCAGCTGGACCACCAACGCCGAAGGCCCGCGCGGTCGCGGAGTGCGCCTGAGTGCCGGCAGCCCGCCGGAGCACATCGCGACCAGCAGGGCCACGAAGACCCCCGTGGACAGCGCGGCCACCACGGTCATCGGCCAACCCGACGGGCAGGGGTCCGCGACGCGATGGCGTGGACGTCGGCGGTGTGATGCACGAGGTCTGGTCTACGGGTGTCGAGGGGCCCAGCGGCAGGCCCAACGCGGGGGACGCCCGGCGACTCAGTCCTTCCTGGTGGAGTACACGGGCGTGCCGTCGAGGTAGAAGACGACCTCCAGGTCCTCTCCGGCGGCAGGCGCCGGCGCCTGGGACTCCTCGGCGGTCGGCTGGGAACCGGCCTCCACGGATGTCGCCATGGCGGGCACCTCGTCCGCCATCTCCACCTCGTCCGCCATCTCCACCTCGTCCGCCATCTCCACCTCGTCCGCCATCTCCACCTCGTCCGCCATCTCCACCTCGTTGGGCTCAACCGCGCCGTCCACGTCCGGGGCTGCGTCCGCCAACGGCCCGGCCTGGGCGGCGAGGACGTCGACGGTCACCGTCGGCGCCCAGCGTCGGTCGATTGCGCGGCCGCTGGCCCACGTCGTGACGAGGCGGAACACCGCCACCGCAACGCCGACGACCACCAGGCTCTCCAGCCGACCGGCGGACATGGCCGTCCATTCCACGACCCGGTCCCGGACGCCGGCGGGGATCCAGCCGACCGGCAGGGCGACCGGGATCGGCGGACCGAACAGGCCATAGGCGAGGAAGGCGCTGTACCCCAGCACGCGGGCGTACCAGTTGAACACGCCGTAGCCGCGACG
This window contains:
- a CDS encoding GntR family transcriptional regulator, with amino-acid sequence MTAFDNLQPLAAAPTNALIADRILEGIMDGSIPAGSKLTEARLAERLGVSRGPIREALQRLVAQGVLVSHRGRGVFVATLEPEDVLDVYRCRAVTEAAAVRLIMAGGGRGLQELEAAAEDLAAAARDGDWKRIARVDLRFHEALVAASGSKRLARMFATLLVETRMCLMRLKPAYPVPAEIVPQHQDLVEAIRSGDEAAALALVHGHMRRAVVLQLGDDGVLFPEL
- a CDS encoding aldehyde dehydrogenase family protein, translating into MRNPFDGSVLGRVPRHGPEDVDRACTAAQQMLEANLRGDIFPQHARASTLDRAAVLLDAQSDAFARLISGEAGKPITAARGEVARCIDTLRFSAAEARSLVGEMVPMEASEPGAGRLGFALRVPLGVVAAITPFNFPLNLVAHKVAPAVAAGCPVVLKPAPQTPLTSLRFVALLEEAGMPAGWVQTLTDGGREAGEPLVTHPVPRMVTFTGSVGVGWAIAAAAPRKRVALELGSNAPVIVTADADVGLVAGKVRAGGFAYAGQSCISVQRVLVDRTIHADLRDALTREVGQIVVGDPALEATEVGPMISDRETQRLQGWIDDAAAAGATVLVGGKVDDGIMLPTVIDDPPADADLCRREAFGPVVVIIPFDTLDEAFAIANDTDFGLHASVFTDDLGVAMRAVRELDFGGVVVNDVPTVRVDQQPYGGVRDAGNTREGPAHTVREMTELRFVSLPFA
- a CDS encoding type II secretion system F family protein, encoding MTGVDLLAATATGAFVASVIWTVLRPKRRLAGRVRPYALSSLSALGRPVDARSVRIASGEVAPGRAGLGGLLERAVELLLLRGDADDALHRRLVQAKVYAVPEQRLVGEHRVRQVLAGVIGIVAATAAGTAVGLSGVGTVALGVVGLVAGVARPSGAVDRAITRRRERMRAELPPVAQLLAMRARAGGSITTALVATADRCHGLVADDLGDALSQHRAGRPLEDALETLASTTPEPEAARLYRLLAGGMRYGLDVAPELLRLAREGREHHLTRLRREATRRRATLLLPIIGLLAPLMLLFVAAPLPSLLGG
- a CDS encoding type II secretion system F family protein, with amino-acid sequence MTVVAALSTGVFVALLVAMCSGGLPALRRTPRPRGPSALVVQLQQAGVTWTPLQVRAVTVVGAVLVAALVWAMTGIPAMALVPGALVLAAPQALLRRRALTRVRSVREAWPDALAMIGGSVRSGRPLSHAVVDVSLDGPVALRGPMAGLAARIQTVGLVPALQAVADTVGDPVTDRVVEVLCLAHAEGGRIVTDVVADLAHSIGAEVQAGEEIDTLSLEGKLNARLVFALPWVVLVVLTARPGPFAEFYSGPGGAIVIGLGAVVSLIGVALVSRLSRIPDEPRVLRPQAAE